GCATCGGCCCGGCCCAGGAAGCGCAGACAGGGCGTGGCGTGGTGGAAGCCCTCGACGCGGACGAGGTCTCCGATGCGGTAGCGCAGCAGGCCGCCCGAGGTGGACAGGAGGACGGAGTAGGTGCGGCCGGCTTCGAGCTCATGGGCGAGCCGTGGGCGGGCCTCGGGGTGCTCGGGCTCGAGGAACTCGAAGAAGTGGCTGCGGACGGCGAGCACGGGGGCGGGGGCATCGAAGAGGGGCAGCGTGACGACGCCCTCGGTGGCGAGCAGACCCTTGCCCTGGATTTCGACGCCCTGGAAGCGGCGGCGGGCGGGAGCGACGGAGTGCGCGGCCTGGGCATCGGTCCACATGCTGAGCAACGCGAGCCGGGGCCAGAGCATGCGTCCCTGGAGTCCGGAGCGGAGGGCCTCGCGAAGCACGCGGGCACGCTCGGGCCGGGGAGAAAACCGCATCCCAGACAGCACAGTGCCCACTCCTCCCTCGCCCCCCGGGAGAGGGTCGGGGTGAGGGTGCCCGTCCCCGTCCTCCCCACCGTGCTCCCCACCGAGTCCCCGAGGCGGCCTGCACACCCCACGCTCCAGATCATCCGCCAGCCGCTCCCCATGCCGCTCCAGTGCATCCATGAGCAACGTGAGGAAGCTCGGATTCCACACGCTCAGGAGCGCCAGCTCCTCACAGGCCACGAGGAACCACAGCGTCACATACCTGCACGACTCGACATCGGGCAGCCGGGCCACCGCACCGGGCACGGCGAACACGCGCGAGAGCACCGGCTGCAAGAAGCGCGGGAAGTACGCCGAGTCCTCCACGCTCCCCACCGGAATCCCTCCGGCGGTCCTCCCCTGCTTGCGCCCGATGGGCGAGATGGACCAGTAGCTCGGGCCCTCGCGGACGGCGGGGCGCGAGTGCAACAGGTCGAACAGCATGGGCGCGAGCGCGCGTTGGAACTCGTCGAGCAGCCCCCGCGTCATGGGCACGTACTTGGACGCCCCCGAGGAGCCACCGGAGGGCTCGAAGCGGCTCACCGGTTCAAGGGTGAGGACGCGCGGTGTCCCCGCCTTGAGCGCCTCGATGTCCGGAAGCACCGAGTCCGGCGTGGAGATGGGGACCGCGTCCTGGAACTCGCGCGCGGTGCGGAGGCGGGAGAAGCCGGGGACCCTCTCGGACTGAACGGTGTCCCGCGTCGCCCGGAGGATCCGGGTGAGGTTCTCGGACTGGGCTTCCTCGGGACGCGCGAGTGCCCGGTGGAACAGGAACGCGGCTGGCGCCTGGGCCGCCATGAGCCCCGAGAGTAGACGGCGTGATGTCAGCATGGGTTCAACCTGAGACCCTCGCAACCCTCACCCCGTCCCTCTCCCGGAGGGCGAGGGGAGATTGCTCGCGGTGGACATCATGCCCTCACTCCGATCAGCTTCAGGCCCCGGCGCGTCCACAGCCGCACCTGCTTCATCGTCAGCTCCGTCAGCGCCCACAGCAGATCCCTCGCTCGGATCTCCGCCAGGCACACCAGTTCTTCCCCCTCCACGTGCGCCGGGTTGCTCCTCGCGAAGAAGGCGATGTGTGGGTGCGCCGCGGCCTCCCTGTCGATCGGCGACACCCCGTCCCGCACCCGGTAGTGCGTGCCCGTGAAGCGCACCGTTCCCTTCGTCCCGTCGTACTGCTCTCCGAACCAGCGCCCGGCCAGTACGCGCAGGAAGGACACCCGCTCCGGCGGTGCCTCCCAGTCGTGACGCGGCACCGTGCGCGGGAAGTGGTTCACCGCCAGCAGGTACGTCTTGTACCCCGCGCTCAACAGCAGCCACAGCAACGGCCGCAGCGGGCGGCGCAGCTTGCGCGCGAGCATGAAACGCCCGAAGCGCACCTGCAGCTCCTTCTGTCCCCAGTAGTCCGGGTGGATGACGGTGTCGCCCGAGAAGACGACCTCCACCGCCCGTCCCGCCACCTGCTCCTCCGAGACGCGCAGCGTGCTGAAGCCCACCAGCTCGCCCGAGCGCCTCGCGGACAGGAGAATCACATACTGTTTGTCGGCTAGGTCCCGCGTGAAACGCTCGGCGCTCACGCCCGCGTAGCACACCTGCATCAGCGCGAGCATCTGCGCGCGCTGGTGCTCCGTGAGCGACTCGCGCGAAACCGTGGCTCCCTTCAAGGCGGAGAACATCGGACTCCCTATCGGCTGCCGCGCAGGCCCGCGGTGACGGCGGGCTGCGAGAGGACGTGGTAGCGATCGGCCTCGAGCTGCACGGTCTGCACCTCGCCGCCATACCAATGAATCGAGGCCGTCACCGGGCCCGCATGCCGCCCGAGCCCGAAGTGCAGGCGCGGATCCGCCGAGGCACTCAGGCCGCCCAGCAGCCCCACCTCCCGCACCTGCTCCACGCGCCGGCCGCCCTCCTCGTAGGACACGACGACGCGCGAGCCCACCGCGCTCCGGGCCGTGCGCCGCCCATCTCCCACGAGCGACAGGCCCACGAAGTGCGCCGCGTCCTTGCCGGCTCCGTCGCGCAGGGTGTTGCGGTAGACGGACGCGGGCCCGTGCTGGTTGGTGATGACGGCATCCAGGTCCCCGTCCTCATCCAGGTCCGCGAGCAGCACGCCGCGCGAGTTGTCCGGCTCCTCCAGGCCCAGCTCCTTCGCCACGTCCACGAAGTGGCCAGGCTTCTCGTCGCCGAGGTTCAGGTACGCGCGGCGTGGCTCGTTCGGATAGATGGTGCGCCCGCGGATGTCGCCCCACTTGTCCGCGTACGTGTGCACCTCGGGGCCG
The sequence above is drawn from the Archangium gephyra genome and encodes:
- a CDS encoding GH3 auxin-responsive promoter family protein, which produces MLTSRRLLSGLMAAQAPAAFLFHRALARPEEAQSENLTRILRATRDTVQSERVPGFSRLRTAREFQDAVPISTPDSVLPDIEALKAGTPRVLTLEPVSRFEPSGGSSGASKYVPMTRGLLDEFQRALAPMLFDLLHSRPAVREGPSYWSISPIGRKQGRTAGGIPVGSVEDSAYFPRFLQPVLSRVFAVPGAVARLPDVESCRYVTLWFLVACEELALLSVWNPSFLTLLMDALERHGERLADDLERGVCRPPRGLGGEHGGEDGDGHPHPDPLPGGEGGVGTVLSGMRFSPRPERARVLREALRSGLQGRMLWPRLALLSMWTDAQAAHSVAPARRRFQGVEIQGKGLLATEGVVTLPLFDAPAPVLAVRSHFFEFLEPEHPEARPRLAHELEAGRTYSVLLSTSGGLLRYRIGDLVRVEGFHHATPCLRFLGRADAVSDLVGEKLAATRVSTVLEALLPAVLGGPRPPFAMVAPEWEPHAPPAYRLFLETDVPDTRLHEAAQALERALCEGYHYRYARELGQLGPVSALRVTEGTRRYEARCIALGQRAGDIKPTELHRQAGWTAWFSQQGKQS